The sequence CATATGGAAAAGGAACGACTTTACAATATCACTACGCTTTTTAAAGAAAAAATCCTCAATGTTCTTGGCTGGCAACTAAAAAATGAGCCGTTATTAAAAGAAGCTGAAGGGATTTTGTTTCTTATGGTTGAAACTGGAAAAAAGGTATTAAAAGTTGGCGTAGAATACAGAAAAACCCTTTTGAGGACAACGTCTTCCTCTTTTTTACCGGATGAGGTGGATATTGTGATGGTTGCTGCTCCTTATATCGGTTATGCACAACTGGAACGACTAAAGGCAAATAACGTCAATGCGATTGACGAGGCAGGCAATTACTACTTTTCGTATCGGAGTGGCAAGGATCGTGTGATCCTGTATGAATTCAATCATAGGTCTAAAGCAACTCGCTTATCTCGCATCGATGCCTTTTCGCCAAAAGCCGGATATGTGGTTATGGCTCTATTAACCGCAGAAAGATTTGAGATTTCGACAATGCGTAAGTTGCAAGCTATTACAGAAGTTAGTCTTAGCGGGATTTTTTCGATTTGTGAGGCAATGAAGCGAAATGACTTGATTGATTACTCAAAAAGTTTACCGATTCGTGTTTTAAATCCAAGTCGTTTTTTGGATGAATGGGCGGCTTACTTCAAACAGCGTCTTGCACCGAAATTGAATAGGCAAGGCTATCTGATTTCAGTGAAGAAAATCGTTGATAAAGAAAGCAGAGAAGTCGACGTTCAGCATTTGGATTGGCGAGAAGGAGCCAGTGTTTTACTTGATCAAATACAAAGCTCCGCATTAACTGGCGTTCAGGCTGCGCAAT comes from Chlorobium limicola DSM 245 and encodes:
- a CDS encoding type IV toxin-antitoxin system AbiEi family antitoxin, encoding MEKERLYNITTLFKEKILNVLGWQLKNEPLLKEAEGILFLMVETGKKVLKVGVEYRKTLLRTTSSSFLPDEVDIVMVAAPYIGYAQLERLKANNVNAIDEAGNYYFSYRSGKDRVILYEFNHRSKATRLSRIDAFSPKAGYVVMALLTAERFEISTMRKLQAITEVSLSGIFSICEAMKRNDLIDYSKSLPIRVLNPSRFLDEWAAYFKQRLAPKLNRQGYLISVKKIVDKESREVDVQHLDWREGASVLLDQIQSSALTGVQAAQSVSRFYAVEVGEILVSHLHEAERELTRKFILTPMIRNPNLILIEPYNSSAFIGINEEGKFRKAHPIQIYLDLLTSDDPRANEFAEIYREKALGY